The Ursus arctos isolate Adak ecotype North America unplaced genomic scaffold, UrsArc2.0 scaffold_18, whole genome shotgun sequence genomic sequence CACAGTGAGGAGGAGAACCTATGGTGGTGTGAAAGAAGCTGTTATGTTTGTGGCCTGAATGTTTGTggccccaaaattcatatgttgaaatcctaatccctaaGGTGATGGTTTTGGGAGGTAGGACCTTTGGGAGGCAACTAGGTCATGAGGGTACAGCCctcgtgaatgggattagtgccttacaaaagagaccccgcaaagctcccttgccccttctacCACGTGCCACAGTAAGTAGGCACTAGGTCTGAagcaggaagagggccctcaccagacaccaaatctgccagcgcCATGAcctcagacttcccagcctccagaactgtgagaaatcagtGTTTGTCGTCCATAAGACTctcagtttatggtattttgttctagcagcccaaatggacaaAAACTGGAGCCTAAATCCAGGTCTGCTCGGGAAACCCCGGGGgacatcagggaaggcttcactgGGAAGTAGCATCTGAGCcctgaaatgaagataaaatcaGTAGAAGGGGGATGAGGACATTTCAGCCAGATGGAAACAGTATAAGCCGAAGCAGAGCCTGTCCTGGAAGAATGAGCAGACAGGAATAGCTGAGGCACAGGCACATGGGGACGTGTCCTCGGAAGTGAGTGCAGAAGGAAGTTTTCAATCCCTAAACAGAAGACCAAGAAGCTTAGCGATCACAAGGAGCCATGGAAGGcctttatatttttgtaatgCTTTTTCGTCCCCTACGAGTTATGTACCATGAAATAAATCTTATCGCTCAATGAATCTTACTCAGTGAATTTTGACATGTACCTGTGTCACCCAAACCCCTACCAAGATACAAAAcatcaggacgcctgggtggctcagctggttaagcgtctgccttcggttcaggtcatgatcccaggaccctgggatcgaattccgcatcaggctccagggagcctgcttcttcctctgcctgccgctccccctgcttatgctctctctctctctctgacaaataaataaaatctttaaaaaaaaatacaaaacatttctgGGGCTAACTCGGTTGGTAgtacatgtgactcttgatctcaggattgtaagttcgagccccatgttgggtgtggagcctacttaaaataaaaattaaaacaaaacaaaacaaaacaaaaaacacaacatttCTAACACCCCAGAAGCTACCCTCATGCTGGTGAGTCCCCTCCCTTACCCCACCCTCGAGGCAaccctgctttttttccccaccataaATTAGTTTGGCCTGCTCTAGAATGTCACATAGAAAGCTGTATTTATCCCCGGGCTGCCCTTGACCTTGGCCCAAGGTGCCCCTTCCGTGTAGTTTCTCGTCTTGTGTCCAGCTTCTTCTGCTCAGTGTGTTTTGAGATTcagccatgttgttgcatatgtcCGTTGTTTGCTCATTTTACTGCTGAGTGGTATCCCAGTGTACGTGTGTATCATAGTTTACCCattctgttgaaggacatttggataatttcttctttctagtttcataatcatgggagggttttgagcagtGTGGTGACAAGGCTGGATTTGCATCTTCATGCCTCGGTGCCATGCTTAAACAGCGTTTACCAAGGTCACTTCACCTCAATTTCCTTCTCCCTGTCTACCTTGGAAATCTCTTATAATAGCAGCCCCAGGAAAAGCTAAAACCACAGTGGCAGGCACACCTCCAGTGATGGAGAACTCTCTATTTCTGGAGACAGCCTCCTTCACTGAGGCAGAGTTTCCACTGAGAGAAAATTCTGGAACTCAAACCTGCCTCCCTGCAGCCTCCTCACATGAATGGGCTCTGGCTTGTGAGGTTGAGAAGAGATCATCTCTCCCTTGGCCCCAGGACAGCCCTTTAGAGACTTCAGGCAGCATCCTGCCCTTCTCCAATTTACATAGATACCTTTCCTTCCACCCGTGGCATTAGCCGTGGCTCCGTTCCCTCATGTACCCGTCGTGTTCGCCAGTCACATCAGTTTGTTCATGTCCTGCAAGCAGGGCATCCAGACCTTGAAGGGCTGAGAGGCACGACAGTGTGCATGAAAAGCACCAGGCTGGGGAGTGACGGACCTGTGTGCGACCCCCGCTCTGCCCTTAACAAACTGTGTGGCTTTACCTCCCGAGCCTCTTTCATAGGTTGGATGAGTTCTGCAGATGGAGAGTCGCATGCAGTGTCTTGGGGGTGCTCACGGGGGTCTGCCCACGAGGGATGGGGGCAGTTGTGACGCACTGCAGCaggagcccccagcgatcctgcAGGGAGCTTTGGAGCTGGGGTGGCCTTTCCACATTGCTTCATAGAGACGAGGGGGTCTGGCCATTTTGCCAACATCCACCTGTCGTTGGATATGGCCTGTTCCCGGGCAGCAGGTGCGACCATGGGTGAGGCACTCTGTTCTCGGAGAGTCATTTCTAGGAAGGGACTCGCTGTGAGTGGCCAATACTCCCGGCAGCTGAGGAAACAAGCGCCTCAGTCCTGCCTGCAGGTGGGATGTGGGTAGCAGAGCACGGCCTccactgcctccttccctctccgCTACAAGACAGTGACGGAGCTGGGAGGAGTAGTTAGCATCATGTGTTCtcaatgcctggtacatagtaactgaattattttcattatcatacGGGATAGAACAATCCCAGTGGGATCTGACTAATAAGATCAGGCTGGAGTATCACCTCCCTAACTCtagattttctgtctctgttccaGCAACCCAAGGTCACATCAGCTTTCTGGGATTCCCCACGGTCTGATGACTCAGTACCTCTTCCTGAGGAATTCCAGACTGGGTAGTAGCTGGAACAGGTCTCCTGAAACAGTCCTCAGACGCCAGACCTGTGCCTAGAGCCACCATCACCTAACTCTTACGTTTTTGCCTTTCAGAAGTGCCAGTGAAGGCAGCAAAGGTGATTTCCCCAAGGATGGTAAGGAAGACCCTTCCAATCTGGGCCCCAGGGCTGCTGTCCTAGTCTTCCTTCTGCATCCATGCTAAGAAactagcatttttcatttttcttatttatactcCCGCTCAAAGAACTCTGATGGCTCCAAGGTGGCTAGGGTGGCCTCCTGAGCCTGCATGCTTCCCAGGTTAGGCCTTCCAGGCTGAGTTGGCCCAGCCCCTTTGCCAAGGTCTCAAACTTggcttccaggaccttgagagaTCTGCCCCAACCTGGTCTCCAGCAAAATCCCCTGCCGAGGCTCAGCAGGACTGAGCGCACTCTCTGTTTTGTGTAGTGAAGATGGACAGGCCACGGGGTTCAGGCCAGAGGTACCCTGGCCCCCCTGGTGTGTGCCAGCCTACCCCAACCACACCCCATTGGTCATCCATCCCTTCACTCTGGAGGACAGACACCAAGTTGTCCCTGAACCCTGGTTCCACCTTGGCCCTGGGTCCGACGTCCCCAGGGATCCCGAGGTGGTGGTGCTGGCCTCCCTGAGACCCTCAACCCAGCCTCCACCTAGATGAACAAGGAGGCCCCAAGCCACCTTCCCATCCAGCAGCCTCAGCATCTCCACTGTCAGCCCATCAGACCCAGGCCTATTATTGTGCCAAAGAGCCAAGTACTTCTACATACGTGATTTCGATTAACCCTATGTGAGAAGAATACTACTATTCACTTACAGTGtttgcagaggaagaaactgaggctccaagagtgGAGATAGCTCTCACAACCTCACACAGCTCATCAGCGCAGAAGTCAGGCTCTCGGTCTTGTGACCGCCACCCCAGACTGCCTCTTTCACCCCATCCCACGCTCCGAGCTTCTACCCTGACCTCAGGTCTGCCCTGAAACTCTTTCAAACTAGCCTCATTTAAGACCCAAGCCTTGTCCCATTTCTCCAGCCTTCCCGTACCAGGGGCCTGATGGGTCATGTCAGCCAGGGTGAGTGAAGGAGGCCTCAGTGAGGAGGGCCCCCTGGGAATGCTGGTGGTTCTGTGTCCTGGGGTCCTCGTGGGGACCAGCAGCAGAGGTTCTAGTTAGACCCTCTGAAAAGTGTGTGaacccatccctaggagcttgagGGCATAAACTCACccgacacacagagacacagacacagacataaACTTGGATGCCCGCAGACTTGGGGTCAGCAGACACAGAATCACACTTGTGCACACAGCCACAGCCCTACACCTAGTCATGCACACACACCTAAGCAAACATGCCAAGGGGCCCTGAGTGGTTAGTTTCATGCCACTGGACCAGCACTGGGACCTTCTAGAATCTGGCTCTTCCCTGGGACCCCTGACTCCAAGCAAAGTCCATGGGTCCCTCCTCACTGCCTCTGAATCCTGagtgccctccctcccttcctctctttcacagcCCATCTGTGAGCACATGGAGGAGTCTCCTGTCTGTTCCCAGACATCCAACCTGGTCTGTGGCACCGATGGAGTCACGTATGACAATGAATGTCAGATCTGCTTGATCCGGCTGTAAGTCCACCCCACATCTTCCCCTCAGCTTGCTTGGGTGGGCCCCATCTCTGGTGCATTCAAGTATGAAAGGAGCAAGACTTGACCTGACTCTTCCTTCACACACCTTGGCCTGAGAAGAATCCTCCAACACTGCCCCTAACAGAATGAGCACAAGTATATTTCAAAGAAGGCACATGGTTCCAAGGACAAAGCTAGTAGGGGGTCGGGGAGGGTGCAGAAACCCTGGGTTCTTTCCCTCGTTCTGCCCCTGACCAACTAGGTgacttcatttgttcatttattagtCCAgccaacaattatttattgagcatccaATATATGCTAAGCACTGGGGACACAACAGGGCATAAGCTAGACAGCATCCCCGACCTTCTGGGGGCATATGGTAGTTTAAGGAGGAAGCCAAGCTAATGGTCACCCAACTGTAGCATAGAATGCTCAGGGCTCAGATGGGGGCACCCAGGGTTCTGTGAGTGCAGGGCAAGGACAAGGGCAGGGAAGACATTCCAGCTAAGCTCTGAAAGATAAGTTGAAGTTAGcttggaaaaggaaggaacaaaaaaAGGTAATTCCAAGTAGTGAAATGAGTTTGGAAAGGTCTAGAAAGGAAAGTCtgtatttgagaaaatataagaaattggATACGCTGGATTATAAAGGCGAGTAGGGAGAGGCAAGAAATGAGTCTTGAGAGGCGAGAAGGGCCAGAATAATGACCTTTGTATGTCTGATCACTTGATCTCCTTTCTTCATTAATAAAACCCTTGAGCTGGGCCAGAGCTAAGCGAGAtcatggaagagaagagagtCTTCAGAAGCTACAGCACTCTggccagagaggcaggagagcagcAGGACACTTTCCTAACTTAGCTGGGAGGCAGTCGGGGTCTAGGTGGTTTGTGGGGCAATGATGTCTGGTGGAGGTGTGGCTAAAGTTCAAGACAGAGTCAGGGCTGGAGACAGATTCAGCAGCCATCAGACAGCATCAGACATCCCCGGAAGCTCAGATCTCCTGGGGGAGGGTGTGCAAGAGGGAAAAGCTATAGAGGATGTGCCCAGGGACCCCCAGAACCTGCCCTGTACCTACaatgggtgggggaggtggggagagctcAGCTGGGTGTCTGGATAGACAGGGCCAGGCAGGGTCCCTGAAGGGTTTGTTTCAGTCCCTGATGAGATGGGCCTCATCTCTGTCTCCTGTGATCCTAGGAAAACCAAACAGGACATCCAGATCTTTAAGGATGGCAAATGCTGACCGCCATAGCAGCCTCTTAAGCCATGAAGCTTCAGGCTAGAGAACAGTGCTGGGAGTGGAGGATGTGACATGAATAAAAGATCCAGCCCAACTCAGCCAAGTGAGCCAGTGTCTTTGGGGACTCTGGTGAGGTAGttggtggtgggtgggtgtggtGGGGATTTTGCCCTGACCTCCCTACTTGGAATCTGATGTCTTCTCCATTGCTCCTCAACCCTGTCACAGGCTCCCCTAGCAGTCCCAGGtctcttctgctgcttctttcttttttttttaagattttatttatttatttgacagagatagagacagccagcgagagagggaacacaagcagggggagtgggagaggaagaagcaggctcctagcggaggagcctgatgtggggctcaatcccataacactgggatcacgccctgagccgaaggcagacgcttaacagctgtgccacccaggcgccccccttctgcTTCTTGAAGAGGTCAGCCCCTGTCCCCAGCACAATTGTCTGCCCCAACCTGCTTGTCAAGAACCTAGTTGACCTCTGTACCCTCCACCATTGTCAGAGAGCAGGAACCAGCCTTTGGGAGAGTCCCACACCCCTCATGGCCTTCTCCCTGGGTTGTACCAGCACCCCAAGTcttacacacacagaaacacatgcTGATACTACCACAGCTAATATTTAGGGAGTGTATACAGTGTATCTGAACTACTTGTTAAAATACTGACCTAGGTCTGTAACATTTAAAAACGGCTGCCCCAAGGCTTTGAGTGTGCCCCTGCACCTTGGCCACCCACAGCAGGATGACGTCCAGACCCTGCTCTATTCTTTTGGTCACCATCCATTCTGTTATTGTTGGCACTGGACACAACCCCAGGCATACATAGCACACATGTGCCTATACAATGGCCCACAAAAACACACAACATCCAGAAACCATCACAGAGGCCCTAGCCTGTGGTCCATGTCAAATAGACCCTCTTTTGGCCAAAACTAATAGAAGGAGCCACTTGATAATTGTGGCAGAGGAAAAGAGTATGGACAGGGGCCTGGCCAGTAGAAACAGTGTCACATGGACTCAGATTCCTGCTTTAGGGTGGGCAGACAGAGCAGGAAATGTGCTGTGGGAAAACACACTGGGAAGAAAGCCGGTGCAGGGAAGGCAGGAACCAGCATTCCCTAGACAACTGAAATGGGGACATGGGCAGGAACTGTGGCTGATAGATCTGCAGGTGGCAGGGACTGGTAACAGAAATTTTGCTCCTCTCCTGCATGGGAATGATGCAGGATTAAGTTTGGCGGTGAGAAATCCAACTGCCaaaataacagtggcttaaacagtTAATTTCTCTCACACATAGACCTATGCAGTGCTCTAACTTCATTCTCCTTATATATCATTACTCTGCCATCCTCATCAGTTTCCCCTTCAATGTACAAGACAGCTGCTTGAACTCCAGCCATCATGTCTACATTCCAGTCCacagagaggcaaagaagggCACTCTACTGCCTCTGAAGATGCTTCCCATAAGATGTACACACTCTGCTTACATCCCATTGCCTAAAATGTAGTCTCCTGGCCAGCTAGCACAAGGAGACCGGGAAAAATTGTTATCTGGCTGGCTATGTGTTAAGCTGAAAATTAGTTCACTTATAGGAGGAGAGTGAGTATCAGTGATCTCTAAGCCTCGGCCCTAAGTGGGAAGCCCCTCTTATACTCAGGTCGCATAGCTTCTCAGCCAAGCTTCCTGTTGGtgaccctcccctcccaggctTCCACACCCTTGATGAGGAATCCCAATGATTTACACCTGGACAATGTGCCAGGCGCCAGGCATCACCATGGGAATACCTAATTCCCCACGTTACAAATGTGGAAACTTGGCCCTGTCTCTGGAAGAATAACAGTGGGCCCCTAAAGGCCCTACCTAGGGCATGTGATCCTGCTGCCCTGGCCCATTACTGATCGGCCAAGAAATTCTCCACCAGGATTTTTTGAATCACAAATAAGGAAAGAGGCAGTTCCTCTCTGGTAGTGAAGCTGTCAGATGTGTGAAGTGGGGTTGCTGACAGCCATGTTTCCCACTTTGTGGAAGAAGCAGGATTGAGAGAATGATGCCAGCATGCAAAGAAAGAGGTGCAGAGAGTGATTCCAGGCTGTGTTTGAATTCCTGAAGCCCAACTGCCCTTGAACATCCCAAGGCCATGTGGAATAACTTGACATCCTgccaataaatttttttctttcctttttttaaaaaaaggtttatttattcatttagagagagagcgggcaagcggggggggggcagggggagagagaatctcaagcagactccctgctgagcacagagccccatgcggggctcaatctcacgaccctgagatcatgacccgagccgaaaccaaaagttggatgcttaaccagctaagccacccaggagccccaataaattttctatttcaacaGACTCTTTGGAATTCAGTTTCTGGTGCTTTTAGTTAAGAGTCCCAACTACCAGAGGAAGAAGGGCTTCTCAGAGAAGGTAACGTTAACGCTGAATCTTAAAGGATAAGTAGAAACTGTTGACTAAACAATGTATGAGAGAattcttctagctctgtgaggCTGAAGGATGTTTACGGGATCACAAAGCCCCATTGGCTCCCCTTATAGTAGGACTGGCCATGTCCCAGAAAAGTGGGCAGCTGAGGAGTGTTCTCTCCCTGTTCACAGGCAGAGACACCCTGTGGATGTGCAgatctgtgggggtgggggggcttgtaCACAGGCCCCAGTCACCACCCTATACACGGG encodes the following:
- the SPINK4 gene encoding serine protease inhibitor Kazal-type 4 isoform X2, with the protein product MVVGQGPWFFSTRTFPERPFTRLLGLPYKLEGAFQEGAFQDKESQPTQKDREKIMRMGSLKPYPDGILGKLSEGNPRSHQLSGIPHGLMTQYLFLRNSRLEVPVKAAKVISPRMPICEHMEESPVCSQTSNLVCGTDGVTYDNECQICLIRLKTKQDIQIFKDGKC
- the SPINK4 gene encoding serine protease inhibitor Kazal-type 4 isoform X4, giving the protein MRMGSLKPYPDGILGKLSEGNPRSHQLSGIPHGLMTQYLFLRNSRLEVPVKAAKVISPRMPICEHMEESPVCSQTSNLVCGTDGVTYDNECQICLIRLKTKQDIQIFKDGKC
- the SPINK4 gene encoding serine protease inhibitor Kazal-type 4 isoform X6 — protein: MESWENCQKEVPVKAAKVISPRMPICEHMEESPVCSQTSNLVCGTDGVTYDNECQICLIRLKTKQDIQIFKDGKC
- the SPINK4 gene encoding serine protease inhibitor Kazal-type 4 isoform X5 is translated as MAVHLCVVALALAALLTADREVPVKAAKVISPRMPICEHMEESPVCSQTSNLVCGTDGVTYDNECQICLIRLKTKQDIQIFKDGKC